DNA from Devosia yakushimensis:
GCCGGAGATGGTCAGCTCCAGGGTTCCTTGGCTGGCGCCAAGGCTTTCGCCCATGGTGGGCAGGGCCGGCAGGTAGAGGTCGGTGGAAATCGACGCGAAGCCCAGCAGGACGCTGAGCAGCGCAATCAACCAGAATCCCCGATAGGGTGTTGTTTGGCTGGTCATGGGTTACCGATCGATGCGGGCCTGATTGGCCCCGGAATAGCGATCGCCCAGGATGGTGATGCCAGCCGTCGCCGCTTGGATTGCCGCCAGATCTGCTGCTGTCAATTCCACCTCGGTCGCGCCAATATTCTCTGCCAGCCGGTGCAGCTTCGTGGTTCCCGGAATTGGCACAAAGACGGGGCTCTGTGCCAGAACCCAGGCCAGGGCGAGCTGGGCCGGTGTCACGCCCTTTTCCGAGGCCAGCCGGGTGACCGTATCGGCCATAACCTGGTTGGCGGCGCGATTATCGGCGTCGAAGCGCGGCACGGTGTTGCGGAAGTCGGTCTTTTCGAACTGGGTATTGCTGTCGATGGTGCCGGTGAGGAAACCCTTGCCCAGCGGGCTGAACGGCACGAAGGCAATGCCGAGCTCCTTGAGCACGGGAATGATCTGCTCCTCGGGCTCGCGCCACATCAGCGAATATTCGCTTTGCAGCGCCGTGACCGGCAGCACGGCATGGGCCTTGCGGATATTGGCGACACCGGCCTCGGACATGCCGAAATGACGGACCTTGCCTTCGGCAATCAGCTCCTTGACGGTCCCCGCGACGTCTTCCATGGGCGTATTGCGGTCGACGCGGTGCTGGTAGAGCAGGTCGATATGGTCGGTGCGCAAGCGCTTCAGTGAGCCTTCCACCGCCGCGCGGATCATTTCCGGGCGGCTGCTCGGCGCGCCGCCGCCGGCAATATCGAAGCCGAATTTGGTAGCAATGACCACCTGATCGCGGATCGGCTGCAGCGCCTCGCCGACCACTTCCTCATTCTTATAGGGGCCATAGACCTCGGCGGTATCGAAGAAGGTGATGCCGCGCTCAAAGGCGTCGCGGATCAGTTTCACGCCTTCCGCTGTTTCCAGCGGCTTGCCATAGGATTGGCTGATGCCCATGCAGCCCAGGCCGATGGCCGAGACTTCGAGTCCGCTGGTTCCAAGTTGTCGTTTTTTCATGTCGTTGCTCCTCAAGCTTCAGGGATGGGACGGCTGAAATTTTCAAGGCTGATGGTATCGGGATCGGGGCCGCCGCGGCTGCCGGTCTCCAATGCGTCGATGGCGGCCAATTGCCCGGTGGTGAGTTCGAAATCGAAGACTTCGAAATTCTCCGCGATCCGGGCCGGTTTCACCGATTTGGGGATCACCGAGCGGCCATTCTGCAGCCCCCAGCGCAACATGACCTGGGCCGCCGTTTTGCCATGCGCCTCGGCAATGCCCAGAATGGTGGGGTCTTCCAGCGTGCTCTTGTTGTTGCCGCGATAGAAGGTGATGCCGCCGATCGGCGACCAGGCCTGGGTCAGGATGCCATGCTGGCCGTGCAGGCGCTGCAATTCGCTTTGCTGGAAATAAGGATGCACCTCGATCTGGTTGACGGCGGGGACGGTGTTCACCTCCGGCAACAGGCGGTTCAGATGGTGCGGCATGAAGTTGCTGACGCCGATGGCGCGCACGCTGCCGTCGGCCAGCAGCTTTTCCAGCGCGTGATAGGCGCCGATGGTCCGTTCGAAGGCCGAGGCAAAGGGTTGATGCAGGATCAGCAGATCGAGCTGCTCGACGCCCAGCTTGCGTGCACTCTTGTCAAAGCCGTGCAGCGTTTCGTCGAACCCGTAATCGTTGATCCAGATCTTGGTCTCGATGAAAATCTCGTCGCGGGAAATGCCCGAGCGCCGGATGCCTTCGCCCACCTCGCGCTCATTGCCATAGGCGGCAGCGGTGTCGATATGGCGATATCCGCGGGCAATGGCCTCCACGACGGCTGCCGTGGTTTCGTCCGGCGGGGTCTGGAACACGCCCAGCCCGATCGTGGGCATGGGTACGCCATTATTGAGCTGGAAATTATCTGGAACGGTCATGGCTGGTCCTTTGAGACTGTCCGCCGGCGCTTGATCTCGTCCAGGCAATCGACGGATTGGGGGCGGCCAGTTGCCCGGCCACCCCTTTCAGTACTCAATGTAGTCGTTTCCAGCCGATCGATAATCCGGCAGAACGCGCTAAGGCTTATGAGCGCAGTTCATGAATGGAGACCAGCGAAGAAGGCCGCAACTTCTTCTGCCCAGACCTGGGGAACCTCCATGGCCGCGAAATGGCCGCCGCTATCGAGTTCGGTCCAGCGGGTGATGGTATTGCCGGCTTCACCGAAGCGGCGGATGGCCACTTCATCGCGGGCGAAGACGGCGACGCCGGTGGGCACGCCCGAATTGGGCTTGGGCGACCACGCCTCGGGGTCATGGGCGTTTTCGTAATAGAGGCGGATGGAGGAGGCCGCGGTGCCGGTGAACCAATAGACCAGCACATTGGTCAGGAACTTGTCCCGGGCCACCGCATCGGGGCTGTCGCCGAAGCCGGCAAACATGTCGCCCAGCCAGGCAATGAGGCCCGCCGGTGAATCGGTGATGCCATAGGCCAGGGCCTGGGGCCGGCTGGATTGCAGGGCATTGAAGCCGAAGCGCTCGGCCATGAATTGCTGGAGGCGTTGCAGCCGGGTCTTTTCGGCGTCGCTGAATGTCGCGATCTCGCTGGGCTCGATCGGGCCCATGGGGATGAAACCCATGGTGGCGGCGTTGACATGGACGCCGATGACGCGATCGGGTGCCGCCCGGGCGATAGCGGGAGCAATCACCGCGCCGGCATCGCCGCCCTGGACGCCGAAGCGCTCATAGCCCAGGCGCGTCATCAGCTCGAGCAGCGCATTGGCAATGCGACCGTCGTTCCAGCCGGCTTCCTTTGTCGGGCCCGAGAAACCGAAGCCGGGCAGCGAGGGAATGACCAGGTCGTAGCCGGCGGCGCTGAGCGGGCCGATGGCGTCGAGGAATTCGACGAAGGAGCCCGGCCAGCCATGCAGCAGCAGCAGGGGCATGGCGGCCTGCTGGCCTGCCTTGATGTGGAGGAAGTGGATGGTCTGGCCATCGATCTCCGTGGTGAATTGGGGGTGCCGGTTGATCGCGGCTTCCTGGGCGCGCCAGTCGTAGCCATTGAGCAGGCGGTCGACCATGCCGGCGACGAAGCCGGTGGTGGGGCCATAGCTCCAGCCGGCGCCGGGGATCTCGTTGGCGAGGATGGTCTGGGTCAACCGCTGATGCAGGTCGGTCAGCCGGGCTTCCGGAATTGCGATGGTGAAGGGGGTGATGTCAGTCATTTTGCCGTCTCCGCGCTGGGGTGAAAGTGCATCCTTTCTAGCCAGCGGGCGGATGGCGGGATTGAAGATTTCCGACAGTTTTAGCGTTGTGCGATTTCGCCCGGGGTCTGGCCCATAATGGCCTTGAGCGAGCGGATCATGTGGGGCTGGTCGGCATAGCCCAGGGCAAAGGCGACATCGGCGGCCGGACGTCCCTGCTGCAATAAAGACATGGCCTTCTGGGCGCGTTCGATCTGGGTAAAGGCCTTGTAGGTAAGGCCGGTGGTCTTGAGGAAATGCCGCTGCATGGTGCGTTCCGACATGGCCATCGGATGGCCCGATACGACCGAGCCAACGAGCCTGTTGTCCTCGACAATGCCGCTGCGCAGGAGCTTGCCGACAAACCGGTCCACATTGTCGAGGCTGGGGATTTCCATGACATCGGTGCCCAGCCAGAACCGGTCCTGGCCGATACTGGGCAGCACCACGCCCTCGTCGCGCATGCTTTCGCCTGGCATCAGCGACATGAAGCTATGGGGCTTGAAGGCGATCGAGAGGATTTCGTCGCCTTCCGCGAAGGCATGGGTAACCGCGCTGGTGGTGAGGCCGGTGCGCAGCACCAGCGAGCCCCGGGCCGACTTCATCATGACGAAGTCCCAGCAGCCGTCCGGCTGCATCAGCATGCTGCCATCGCCTCCGAAAGTGGTATGCGTCACCGACGCAATCACCGGCGAGGACCAGCCCTCCAATTTGTGGACACGATGCATGCCATCGAGCTCGATTTTGCCTGACCAAGTCTGACAGGTTTGTGTGCTGTCAGCAATATTTGGACATGGGCGATGAGTCCGACGCTTTCGCCATCAACTGTCTTTCTCCGGTTATCGCTGCCCGTGCACAGATGGTCGCGATTGACCGTTTTCGTTCCCTCACTCTATCACTGTCAAAATGATCGCGATTTCCTCCATATTCTACTTCCTCAGCCAGCATCCGTTTTGGTCGATGGGGCTGCTGCTTCTCGCCTGGCTAACCATAGGGGGCCTGGTCGCACGATGGCGGAACAATCCGGGATGGTTCGCGCTGGGCGCGGTGGGCATGGTGCTGGGCATGGCCAATATATTCACCGGGTCGATGGTCAATGCCATTTTC
Protein-coding regions in this window:
- a CDS encoding aldo/keto reductase, which gives rise to MKKRQLGTSGLEVSAIGLGCMGISQSYGKPLETAEGVKLIRDAFERGITFFDTAEVYGPYKNEEVVGEALQPIRDQVVIATKFGFDIAGGGAPSSRPEMIRAAVEGSLKRLRTDHIDLLYQHRVDRNTPMEDVAGTVKELIAEGKVRHFGMSEAGVANIRKAHAVLPVTALQSEYSLMWREPEEQIIPVLKELGIAFVPFSPLGKGFLTGTIDSNTQFEKTDFRNTVPRFDADNRAANQVMADTVTRLASEKGVTPAQLALAWVLAQSPVFVPIPGTTKLHRLAENIGATEVELTAADLAAIQAATAGITILGDRYSGANQARIDR
- a CDS encoding aldo/keto reductase; this translates as MTVPDNFQLNNGVPMPTIGLGVFQTPPDETTAAVVEAIARGYRHIDTAAAYGNEREVGEGIRRSGISRDEIFIETKIWINDYGFDETLHGFDKSARKLGVEQLDLLILHQPFASAFERTIGAYHALEKLLADGSVRAIGVSNFMPHHLNRLLPEVNTVPAVNQIEVHPYFQQSELQRLHGQHGILTQAWSPIGGITFYRGNNKSTLEDPTILGIAEAHGKTAAQVMLRWGLQNGRSVIPKSVKPARIAENFEVFDFELTTGQLAAIDALETGSRGGPDPDTISLENFSRPIPEA
- a CDS encoding epoxide hydrolase family protein, with product MTDITPFTIAIPEARLTDLHQRLTQTILANEIPGAGWSYGPTTGFVAGMVDRLLNGYDWRAQEAAINRHPQFTTEIDGQTIHFLHIKAGQQAAMPLLLLHGWPGSFVEFLDAIGPLSAAGYDLVIPSLPGFGFSGPTKEAGWNDGRIANALLELMTRLGYERFGVQGGDAGAVIAPAIARAAPDRVIGVHVNAATMGFIPMGPIEPSEIATFSDAEKTRLQRLQQFMAERFGFNALQSSRPQALAYGITDSPAGLIAWLGDMFAGFGDSPDAVARDKFLTNVLVYWFTGTAASSIRLYYENAHDPEAWSPKPNSGVPTGVAVFARDEVAIRRFGEAGNTITRWTELDSGGHFAAMEVPQVWAEEVAAFFAGLHS
- a CDS encoding helix-turn-helix domain-containing protein, with the protein product MHRVHKLEGWSSPVIASVTHTTFGGDGSMLMQPDGCWDFVMMKSARGSLVLRTGLTTSAVTHAFAEGDEILSIAFKPHSFMSLMPGESMRDEGVVLPSIGQDRFWLGTDVMEIPSLDNVDRFVGKLLRSGIVEDNRLVGSVVSGHPMAMSERTMQRHFLKTTGLTYKAFTQIERAQKAMSLLQQGRPAADVAFALGYADQPHMIRSLKAIMGQTPGEIAQR